One part of the Silurus meridionalis isolate SWU-2019-XX chromosome 26, ASM1480568v1, whole genome shotgun sequence genome encodes these proteins:
- the mdka gene encoding midkine a isoform X1, which translates to MRGLFSTIFLLLVAFMILSTEAAKNKKDKGKGSKGASDCTDWHFGSCVVNNGDCGIGVREATCNDQTKSMKCKVPCNWKKEFGADCKYKLGIWGECDAATGAKSRSGTLKKALYNAECQTLITVTKPCSTKSKGKSKGKKGKGKGN; encoded by the exons ATGCGAGGCCTGTTTTCTACCATCTTTCTGCTTCTAGTGGCCTTCATGATCCTCAGCACAGAGGCTGCAAAGAACAAGAAAG ATAAAGGGAAAGGCTCGAAAGGAGCCTCCGACTGCACAGACTGGCATTTCGGGAGCTGTGTGGTGAATAACGGTGATTGTGGAATTGGTGTGAGGGAGGCAACCTGCAATGATCAGACTAAGAGTATGAAGTGTAAAGTTCCCTGCAACTGGAAGAAGGAATTCGGTG CTGACTGCAAGTACAAGCTTGGGATTTGGGGTGAGTGTGACGCTGCTACTGGTGCGAAGAGTCGCTCTGGTACCCTGAAAAAGGCTCTGTACAATGCTGAGTGTCAGACTCTCATTACTGTTACCAAACCCTGCTCAACGAAGAGCAAAGGCAAGTCCAAAG gaaagaaaggaaagggaaaaggaaactag
- the mdka gene encoding midkine a isoform X2, with protein sequence MRGLFSTIFLLLVAFMILSTEAAKNKKDKGKGSKGASDCTDWHFGSCVVNNGDCGIGVREATCNDQTKSMKCKVPCNWKKEFGADCKYKLGIWGECDAATGAKSRSGTLKKALYNAECQTLITVTKPCSTKSKGKKGKGKGN encoded by the exons ATGCGAGGCCTGTTTTCTACCATCTTTCTGCTTCTAGTGGCCTTCATGATCCTCAGCACAGAGGCTGCAAAGAACAAGAAAG ATAAAGGGAAAGGCTCGAAAGGAGCCTCCGACTGCACAGACTGGCATTTCGGGAGCTGTGTGGTGAATAACGGTGATTGTGGAATTGGTGTGAGGGAGGCAACCTGCAATGATCAGACTAAGAGTATGAAGTGTAAAGTTCCCTGCAACTGGAAGAAGGAATTCGGTG CTGACTGCAAGTACAAGCTTGGGATTTGGGGTGAGTGTGACGCTGCTACTGGTGCGAAGAGTCGCTCTGGTACCCTGAAAAAGGCTCTGTACAATGCTGAGTGTCAGACTCTCATTACTGTTACCAAACCCTGCTCAACGAAGAGCAAAG gaaagaaaggaaagggaaaaggaaactag